From a region of the Oscarella lobularis chromosome 7, ooOscLobu1.1, whole genome shotgun sequence genome:
- the LOC136189681 gene encoding glutathione S-transferase 1-like codes for MGNLIGGKKGGATNRPPAHAIVLHGLTISAPTRAVWLYLLQNGFKVEMKAIDLTKGDNKTEEFTAMNPLGKVPVIQDGATTVYESQAIVRYLAKKYCQGKGLGGKDLAEQTKIDEVMCWATTSFYMDLGYHVVYPQIFAGIPADNPMVVNGEKGMRSSFDLLEKHYLADKNFVCGNNATVADIFLAVYVSLVEWLAYDLSPWPKVVEWFRRVKLEPHWKEVHEAHRAFSKEKSGTEPEQPEPPKPAEPEPKAEEKAADGDEKKDEKAEAAEGEAKPAEDAKPADDAKPAEAEDTKPADDPKPAEDAKPAEEEAKPADDEKPADGGDKPAVVEDQHLKPEDATAAKDEKPAE; via the exons ATGGGAAATCTAATAGGAGGCAAAAAGGGCGGTGCCACGAACCGGCCCCCGGCGCACGCAATCGTTCTCCACGGCTTGACGATATCGGCGCCGACGCGTGCCGTGTGGCTCTATCTGCTCCAG AACGGCTTCAAAGTCGAGATGAAGGCGATCGATTTGACGAAAGGCGACAACAAAACGGAGGAATTCACGGCGATGAATCCTCTCGGAAAGGTTCCCGTCATTCAAGACGGCGCGACGACCGTTTACGAGAG CCAAGCCATTGTTCGCTATCTGGCGAAGAAGTACTGCCAGGGAAAGGGTCTCGGCGGCAAAGACCTCGCCGAAcagacgaaaatcgacgaggtCATGTGctgggcgacgacgagctttTACAT GGACCTCGGCTATCACGTCGTCTATCCCCAAATTTTCGCTGGCATTCCCGCTGATAATCCTATGGTTGTCAATGGCGAGAAAGGAATGCGCAGCAGTTTTGATTTGCTTGAGAAGCACTATTTGGCTGACAAGAATTTTGTCTGCGGAAATAATGCCACCGTCGCCGACATCTTCTTGGCTGTCTACGTTTCTTTAGTTGAATGGTTGGCTTATGACTTGTCCCCTTGGCCAAag GTGGTCGAGTGGTTTCGTCGAGTGAAGTTGGAGCCCCACTGGAAAGAGGTTCACGAAGCCCATCGCGCCTTTTCCAAGGAGAAAAGTGGCACCGAACCAGAGCAACCTGAGCCCCCCAAACCAGCTGAGCCAGAGCCCAAG gctgaagaaaaagcagcTGATGGTGATGAGAAGAAGGATGAGAAGGCTGAGGCTGCTGAAGGCGAGGCTAAGCCAGCTGAAGATGCCAAGCCAGCCGATGATGCCAAGCCAGCTGAAGCTGAAGACACCAAGCCAGCCGATGATCCCAAGCCAGCGGAAGACGCCAAGCCGGCGGAAGAGGAAGCAAAGCCTGCTGACGATGAGAAGCCGGCGGATGGCGGCGATAAGCCCGCTGTTGTGGAAGACCAGCACCTCAAACCGGAGGACGCcacggcggcgaaagacgaaaaaccGGCGGAATGA